From Bacteroides uniformis:
AAAACAAATATTGCAGCGCAACAAGGAATTGCAAGACATTATCTCCATCCTTGGTATGGAGGAACTCTCTGATGCCGACCGTACGTTGGTGAACCGTGCACGTCGTGTGCAGCGTTTCCTTTCACAGCCGTTTGCCGTTGCCGAGCAGTTTACGGGTGTCCCAGGTACAATGGTTTCCATTGAGGACACTATCAAAGGCTTCAAGATGATTCTTGACGGGGAGGTGGACTACCTGCCCGAACCTGCTTTCTTGAATGTGGGAACCATTGAAGAAGCCATTGAGAAGGGTAAGAAACTACTGGAGCAGGCAGGGGGAAAAACGATTAAAAATTAAAAGTCTGGGAGCTTTGATGATGAAAAAGTTGCATTTGAATATTGTTTCACCGGAGAAGGAACTCTTCAACGGGGAAGTGGAAAGTGTTACATTGCCGGGCACTATGGGCTCTTTTTCTATCCTGCCGCAGCATGCACCGATTGTATCATCGTTGGGAACGGGGAAATTGATTTACGCAACGGACGGTGAGGAACATGAGTTGGATATTCAAAGCGGATTCGTGGAGATGAGTAACGGAAGGGTTGCCGTCTGTATAGAACAGCAATAGGCTATTAAAAAATTAAAAATTAAAAAATAGAGGTTGTTGGCGTGACTATTACTAAGAGAAACTACTTATTGCATACAGCGCTCTTGACGGTATTGATAGGAATTGTAGGCGGTTGGGCGTATTTTTCGATAAATCCGCATCACTATTTCGGCGGTTATCCGCTGATTCCGCTTTTCTTCTTTGTTTTCGGAGTATTCATGATTAATATGACCGAAAGCTGCCGTCACCGGATGCCAGGACGAATGTTGCAGATTTATCTGCTGATGCGTGTGATGAGAATGCTGGTCTCCATGATTGTGATGCTGGTTTATTGCGTTGCAGTACGTGAGGAAGCCAGGGCGTTTTTGTTGACGTTTATAGCCAACTATCTGATATATTTGATTTATGATTCCTGGTTCTTCTTCACTTTTGAGGCGAATCGGAAACTGAAAAAGAAAAGTAACAATGAAAAGATTGCGTAACATACTGACTGTAATTCTGCTGGCACTGGGCATGTTGCTACCCGCCACGGTGCGGGCCGAGAATACGGTGGACGTGAAGGAGATTGTCTTCGGGCATATCGGCGATTCTTACGAATGGCACATCACGACGTGGGGTGAAACTCACGTTACGATTCCCTTGCCGGTAATAGTGCATAGCTCTACCACCGGATGGCATACCTTTTTATCCTCACGTCTGGAGGAGAACGGTGGAAGTTATGAAGGCTTTTCCATCGCTCCCGCAGGAAGCAAGTACGAAGGCAAGCTGGTGGAGTATGATGCCACCGGAAACGAAATACGCCCGTTGGACATCTCCATCACGAAGGTGACACTGGCTTTGCTCATCAACAGCGCATTGCTGCTTCTCATCATTTTGAGTGTGGCGCACTGGTATCGCAAGCACCCGCAGGGAAGTGCCGCTCCCGGTGGTTTCATCGGGTTTATGGAGATGTTTATCATGATGGTGAACGATGATATTATAAAGAGCTGTGTCGGTCCGAAGTACCGTAAATTCGCACCTTACTTGCTGACGGCCTTCTTCTTTATTTTCATCAACAACATTATGGGGCTGATTCCTTTCTTTCCCGGAGGGGCCAACGTGACGGGAAATATAGCCATTACGATGGTATTGGCCATCTGTACTTTCTTGGCCGTGAATATCTTTGGAACCAAGACTTATTGGAAAGATATCTTTTGGCCGGATGTGCCCTGGTGGCTGAAGGTACCGATCCCCATGATGCCGTTTATCGAGTTCTTCGGTATTTTCACCAAACCGTTTGCTTTGATGATACGTCTTTTTGCCAATATGCTGGCAGGGCACATGGCAATGCTGGTGCTTACCTGCCTAATATTCATCTCGGCCAGTATGGGACCTGCTTTGAACGGAACGCTGACCGTGGCATCGGTGTTGTTCAATATCTTTATGAATGCACTTGAGTTGTTGGTTGCCTTTATCCAGGCATATGTGTTCACCATGCTGTCAGCCGTGTTCATCGGTCTGGCGCAGGAAGAGCATAAGGAGAAGGCGGTGAAGTGATACGATTATTGGGAATATAAATATTAATAAAAATAACCATTTAAAAACTGAAAGTTATGTTACTATCTGTATTATTGCAAGCTGCTGCGGCAGGTGTGGGAGTTAGTAAACTGGGTGCAGCCATTGGTGCTGGTTTGGCTGTTATTGGTGCTGGTGTAGGTATTGGTAAAATCGGCGGTTCTGCTATGGAGGCCATTGCCCGCCAGCCGGAAGCATCCGGAGATATCCGTATGAACATGATTATTGCCGCTGCCTTGATTGAAGGTGTTGCTTTGTTGGCAGTAGTTGTGTGTTTATTGGTATTCTTTTTATAATGTACAATCTACCATTTACCATTTACAATTTGTCCGTGCAGCATCACCGCGCAGCCAAATTGTAAATCGTAAATTGTCAAATAGTAAATAAAATTATGTCATTGTTATTACCCGATAGTGGTCTGCTGTTCTGGATGCTCCTTTCATTCGGTGTGGTGTTTGTGGTGCTTGCCAAGTACGGTTTTCCCGTTATCACCAAGATGGTGGAAGGTCGCAAGACCTACATCGACCAGTCTTTGGAAGTGGCACGCGAAGCAAATGCCCAGCTCTCCAAACTGAAAGAGGAGAGTGAAGCGTTGATTGCTGCTGCCAACAAAGAACAAGGACGTATTCTGCGGGAGGCGATGCATGAGCGTGACAAGATTATCGTCGAAGCACGCAAGCAGGCGGAAGCCGCCGCGCAGAAGGAGCTGGACGAAGTTAAAAAGCAGATACAGCAAGAGAAGGAAGAGGCCATCCGTGATATTCGCCGGCAGGTGGCAGTCTTGTCCGTAGATATAGCCGAGAAAATCATCCGCAAGAATCTGGACGAGAAACATGAGCAGATGGAGATGATAGACCGGATGCTGGATGAAGTGCTGGCAGCAAGTAGAAACAATTAATTCTCAAAGAAATGGATATAGGAATCGTTTCGATGCGTTATGCGAAAGCATTGATGGAATATGCCAAGAGCATGGGGGCAGAAGATACTCTGTACAAGGAGTTTTGTATGCTCGACCGTAGCTTCAGGAAACATCCCGATTTGCGCATGGCATTGGAAAACCCCATCCTGACGATACGTGAGAAGTTAACACTTATCTGTACCGCTGCTGTGGGGGATGCTCCTGCGGGCCGTGAGTTTGCGCGTTTCATGACTCTGGTGTTGAAGAACCGGCGGGAAAACTTTCTCCAGTACATCTGCCTGAGTTTTCTGGATTTGTACCGGAAAGACAAGCATATCGGTGTAGGAAAGCTGATAACAGCCGTTCCCGTCAGCCAGGAAGTGCGGGAGCGCATCCATGACAGTGCTTCCTCCCTGCTGCATGCCAGCATGGAGCTGCAGACTGAAGTGGATCCCTCCATTGAAGGTGGTTTTATCTTCGACATCAACGACTTCCGTCTGGATGCCAGTATTGCTACGCAGCTTAAGAAAGTGAAACAGCAGTTCATTGATAAGAATAGAAGAATCGTGTGATTTACGATTTGACAATTTACAATTTACTTATTTAATAGTCTTGTGATGCGTAAGTTGTAGAGGTCAAACAGTATATGATTCGGGTTCTTTCAAATAGTAAATAGTAAATTGTAAAATAGTAAATACTAAGATGTTGTCTGAAAATATAAAAGTAAGCGAAGTCTCCGATATTCTCCGCAAGCAACTGGAAGGGATTGACACCCGCGTACAGTTGGACGAGATTGGCACGGTACTGCAAGTCAGTGACGGTGTAGCCCGTATCTATGGGTTGCGCAATGCCGAAGCCAACGAGTTGTTGGAGTTCGACAACGGCATCAAGGCCATTGTGATGAACCTCGAAGAGGATAATGTGGGTGCTGTGTTGCTTGGCCCTACGGATAAAATCAAGGAAGGCTTCATTGTAAAGCGTACCAAGCGTATTGCTTCCATCATGGTGGGAGAGGGTATGCTGGGCCGTGTAATAGACCCTCTGGGTGCGCCGCTCGATGGCAAAGGACTGATAGGCGGAGAACTTTATGAAATGCCGCTGGAACGCAAGGCGCCGGGAGTTATCTTCCGTCAGCCGGTGAATCAGCCGCTACAGACCGGTCTGAAGGCTGTGGATGCCATGATACCTATCGGCCGTGGACAGCGTGAGCTGATTATCGGTGACCGACAGACCGGTAAGACGGCCATTGCCATCGATACCATCATCAACCAGCGTGCCAATTTTGATGCTGGCGATCCGGTATATTGCATTTATGTAGCCATTGGCCAGAAAGGTTCTACCGTAGCTTCTATTGTGAATACCCTGCACCAGTACGGTGCGATGGACTATACCATTGTGGTGGCTGCTACGGCGGGAGACCCGGCTGCATTGCAGTATTACGCTCCCTTTGCAGGGGCTGCCATCGGAGAGTATTTCCGTGATACCGGCCGTCATGCGCTGGTGGTCTATGACGACTTGTCCAAGCAGGCGGTGGCCTATCGTGAAGTGTCTCTGATTCTGCGCCGTCCGTCAGGACGTGAGGCCTATCCGGGTGATATCTTCTATCTGCACTCCCGTTTGTTGGAACGTGCGGCGAAGATTATCAGCCAGGAGGAAGTGGCACGCGAGATGAACGACCTGCCGGACAGTCTGAAAGGCAAGGTGAAAGGTGGCGGTTCGCTGACTGCATTGCCCATTATCGAAACTCAGG
This genomic window contains:
- the atpC gene encoding ATP synthase F1 subunit epsilon; the protein is MKKLHLNIVSPEKELFNGEVESVTLPGTMGSFSILPQHAPIVSSLGTGKLIYATDGEEHELDIQSGFVEMSNGRVAVCIEQQ
- the atpB gene encoding F0F1 ATP synthase subunit A; the encoded protein is MKRLRNILTVILLALGMLLPATVRAENTVDVKEIVFGHIGDSYEWHITTWGETHVTIPLPVIVHSSTTGWHTFLSSRLEENGGSYEGFSIAPAGSKYEGKLVEYDATGNEIRPLDISITKVTLALLINSALLLLIILSVAHWYRKHPQGSAAPGGFIGFMEMFIMMVNDDIIKSCVGPKYRKFAPYLLTAFFFIFINNIMGLIPFFPGGANVTGNIAITMVLAICTFLAVNIFGTKTYWKDIFWPDVPWWLKVPIPMMPFIEFFGIFTKPFALMIRLFANMLAGHMAMLVLTCLIFISASMGPALNGTLTVASVLFNIFMNALELLVAFIQAYVFTMLSAVFIGLAQEEHKEKAVK
- the atpE gene encoding ATP synthase F0 subunit C produces the protein MLLSVLLQAAAAGVGVSKLGAAIGAGLAVIGAGVGIGKIGGSAMEAIARQPEASGDIRMNMIIAAALIEGVALLAVVVCLLVFFL
- the atpF gene encoding F0F1 ATP synthase subunit B, with the translated sequence MSLLLPDSGLLFWMLLSFGVVFVVLAKYGFPVITKMVEGRKTYIDQSLEVAREANAQLSKLKEESEALIAAANKEQGRILREAMHERDKIIVEARKQAEAAAQKELDEVKKQIQQEKEEAIRDIRRQVAVLSVDIAEKIIRKNLDEKHEQMEMIDRMLDEVLAASRNN
- a CDS encoding F0F1 ATP synthase subunit delta gives rise to the protein MDIGIVSMRYAKALMEYAKSMGAEDTLYKEFCMLDRSFRKHPDLRMALENPILTIREKLTLICTAAVGDAPAGREFARFMTLVLKNRRENFLQYICLSFLDLYRKDKHIGVGKLITAVPVSQEVRERIHDSASSLLHASMELQTEVDPSIEGGFIFDINDFRLDASIATQLKKVKQQFIDKNRRIV
- the atpA gene encoding F0F1 ATP synthase subunit alpha; its protein translation is MSENIKVSEVSDILRKQLEGIDTRVQLDEIGTVLQVSDGVARIYGLRNAEANELLEFDNGIKAIVMNLEEDNVGAVLLGPTDKIKEGFIVKRTKRIASIMVGEGMLGRVIDPLGAPLDGKGLIGGELYEMPLERKAPGVIFRQPVNQPLQTGLKAVDAMIPIGRGQRELIIGDRQTGKTAIAIDTIINQRANFDAGDPVYCIYVAIGQKGSTVASIVNTLHQYGAMDYTIVVAATAGDPAALQYYAPFAGAAIGEYFRDTGRHALVVYDDLSKQAVAYREVSLILRRPSGREAYPGDIFYLHSRLLERAAKIISQEEVAREMNDLPDSLKGKVKGGGSLTALPIIETQAGDVSAYIPTNVISITDGQIFLDTNLFNQGNRPAIDVGISVSRVGGNAQVKAMKKVAGTLKIDQAQYRELEAFTKFSGDMDPVTALTIDKGQKNTRLLVQPQYSPMPVEKQIAILYCGTHGLLRNVPLDKVSEFERNFLESLEMNYRMEVLDVLKTGAINDDVCKKIEETAEAVARQFM